A stretch of Faecalibacterium duncaniae DNA encodes these proteins:
- a CDS encoding restriction endonuclease subunit S has protein sequence MVQKMRKMKDSAIEWIGEIPEGWEVVKAKYLFAQRNEKGNSALVLLSPTQKYGVIPQSQLEGVVQVKENTDLRTFKTIHIGDFVISLRSFQGGFEFSNYEGVCSPAYQVLHATKDLSNDFFRYLFKSDGFISKINSLTVGIREGKNIQYWDFSNMLLALPPKEIQIRSAQYLNAKCTEIDTMLSKTRSSIEEYKKLKQAVITQAVTKGVRGEREMKDCGVEWAGLVPHHWGVAKIGSIGQTSSGATPLRSKESSFFDDATIRWVRTLDLNDGFVYDSSEKITELALASSACSIMPKGTVCVAMYGGAGTIGKCGLLMSDCATNQAVCSIVCNRKIVSPIFLLMQLLALKPYWMKYAVGTRKDPNISQDIVARMKILIPPLDEQKEITDYLDAKCAEIDKLIAKKEQLVKELESYKKSLIYEVVTGKREV, from the coding sequence ATGGTACAGAAAATGCGTAAAATGAAAGACAGCGCCATTGAATGGATTGGGGAGATTCCAGAGGGGTGGGAGGTTGTAAAGGCTAAGTATCTTTTTGCTCAACGGAACGAAAAAGGAAACTCTGCTCTTGTTCTTCTCTCTCCTACTCAAAAATATGGTGTTATTCCACAAAGTCAGTTAGAGGGCGTTGTTCAAGTCAAAGAAAACACGGATTTACGAACTTTCAAAACAATCCATATTGGAGATTTCGTAATCAGTCTGCGTAGTTTTCAAGGCGGCTTTGAGTTTTCAAATTATGAGGGTGTATGTTCCCCTGCATATCAGGTATTACATGCCACCAAAGACCTTTCCAATGACTTTTTTCGGTATCTTTTCAAATCAGATGGTTTTATCAGTAAAATAAACAGTCTTACTGTTGGCATTCGTGAGGGCAAGAATATCCAGTACTGGGATTTTTCAAATATGTTACTTGCCCTTCCTCCTAAAGAGATTCAGATTCGGTCTGCTCAGTACTTGAATGCAAAATGCACTGAAATTGACACTATGCTTTCCAAAACTCGCTCTAGCATTGAGGAATACAAAAAGCTCAAGCAGGCAGTTATTACGCAAGCTGTTACCAAAGGCGTGCGTGGTGAGCGGGAGATGAAGGATTGCGGAGTTGAATGGGCTGGTCTAGTTCCACACCATTGGGGTGTCGCTAAAATTGGAAGCATAGGTCAAACTTCCAGTGGTGCCACGCCACTAAGAAGTAAAGAATCTTCTTTTTTTGATGATGCCACTATCAGATGGGTTCGTACACTCGATTTAAATGATGGTTTTGTTTATGACAGTTCAGAGAAAATAACCGAATTGGCTTTAGCCTCATCTGCTTGCTCTATTATGCCTAAAGGCACAGTTTGTGTTGCCATGTACGGTGGTGCCGGAACAATCGGAAAATGCGGTCTACTCATGTCAGATTGTGCAACAAATCAGGCTGTTTGCTCCATCGTCTGCAATCGCAAAATTGTTTCTCCCATTTTTCTGCTAATGCAGTTGCTTGCACTAAAACCATATTGGATGAAATATGCTGTTGGAACAAGAAAAGACCCCAATATCAGTCAAGACATTGTTGCTCGAATGAAAATACTCATTCCGCCACTAGATGAACAAAAAGAAATCACCGACTACCTTGATGCCAAGTGCGCCGAGATTGACAAGTTGATTGCAAAGAAGGAGCAGCTGGTGAAAGAGCTGGAAAGCTATAAGAAAAGTTTGATTTATGAGGTTGTAACAGGGAAAAGGGAGGTGTAA
- a CDS encoding type I restriction-modification system subunit M has protein sequence MPNDKITAVGANIAEKAAMIWNVADMLRGPFKPHEYGLVILPMTVVKRFHDCLLPTHQAVLDTYEKVKKLQVIDGFLQKASGYQFYNTSRFTFETLLADPDNIESNFRDYLSGFSANAQDVLAKFDFDNIIKRMVESNTLYLVIKEFGSGKGYLGPDKISAVDCGYIFEDLVRRFSESFGEEAGAHFTSRDIIYLMTDLLLSEADLDTSSMTVYDMAMGTSQMLSCMEERIHELNSDIEVTCFGQEFNPSTFAIAKADMMIRGGDPNNMRFGDTLSEDQFPGFTFQYIISNPPFGIDWKREQKAVEAEAARGEMGRFAPGLPKISDGQQLFVLNGLAKLANKGKMAIIQNGSPLFSGDAGSGPSNIRQYILENDWLDCIIQLSTDMFMNTGISTYIWVLSKDKPAHRAGKVQLIDASHCFEPRRKSIGTKRNDITDACRELIVTAYGEFANGKVYGDKNGIYCESKVFESVEFGYNKIVVERPQRDEAGNILLKRGKPVPDTSLRDTENVPLVQDIDAYFAREVLPYAPDAWIDHSKTKVGYEIPMTRYFYEYQAPEAVEDIVARITALEQDISAGLAELFHKEDE, from the coding sequence ATGCCAAACGATAAGATCACCGCCGTAGGTGCCAACATTGCCGAAAAAGCCGCCATGATCTGGAACGTGGCCGATATGCTGCGTGGGCCGTTCAAGCCCCACGAGTACGGTCTGGTTATTCTGCCCATGACCGTGGTGAAGCGGTTCCACGACTGCCTGCTGCCCACCCATCAGGCGGTGCTGGACACCTACGAGAAGGTGAAAAAGCTGCAGGTCATCGACGGCTTTTTGCAGAAAGCCTCCGGTTACCAGTTCTATAACACCAGCCGGTTCACCTTCGAGACCCTGCTGGCAGACCCGGACAACATTGAGTCCAACTTCCGGGATTACCTGTCCGGCTTTTCTGCCAACGCACAGGACGTGCTGGCAAAGTTCGACTTTGACAACATCATCAAGCGGATGGTGGAGAGCAACACCCTCTACCTCGTCATCAAGGAGTTCGGCTCTGGGAAGGGCTATCTTGGCCCGGACAAGATCAGCGCCGTGGACTGCGGCTACATCTTTGAGGACTTGGTGCGGCGGTTCTCTGAGAGCTTTGGCGAGGAAGCCGGAGCTCACTTCACCAGCCGGGATATCATCTACCTGATGACCGACCTGCTGCTGTCTGAAGCCGACCTCGATACCAGCAGCATGACCGTTTACGATATGGCCATGGGAACCAGCCAGATGCTGAGCTGCATGGAGGAGCGCATCCACGAGCTGAACAGCGACATTGAGGTAACCTGCTTCGGGCAGGAGTTCAACCCCTCCACCTTTGCCATCGCCAAGGCGGACATGATGATCCGGGGCGGCGACCCCAACAATATGCGGTTCGGTGACACCCTGTCAGAGGATCAGTTTCCCGGGTTCACCTTCCAGTACATCATCTCCAACCCGCCCTTCGGCATTGACTGGAAGCGGGAGCAGAAGGCGGTGGAAGCCGAAGCCGCCCGGGGCGAGATGGGGCGTTTTGCCCCCGGTCTGCCCAAGATCAGCGATGGTCAGCAGCTTTTTGTGCTGAACGGTCTTGCCAAGCTGGCAAACAAGGGCAAGATGGCCATTATCCAGAACGGCTCTCCCCTGTTCAGCGGCGATGCCGGCAGCGGCCCGAGCAACATCCGGCAGTATATTCTGGAAAACGACTGGCTGGACTGCATCATCCAGCTTTCCACCGATATGTTCATGAACACCGGCATCTCCACCTACATCTGGGTGCTCAGCAAGGATAAGCCCGCCCACCGTGCAGGCAAGGTGCAGCTCATTGACGCCAGCCACTGCTTCGAGCCACGCCGCAAGAGCATCGGCACCAAGCGCAACGACATCACCGATGCCTGCCGGGAGCTGATCGTCACCGCCTACGGCGAATTTGCCAACGGCAAGGTGTACGGCGACAAAAACGGCATCTACTGCGAGAGCAAGGTGTTCGAGAGCGTGGAGTTCGGCTACAACAAAATCGTGGTGGAGCGCCCCCAGCGGGACGAGGCAGGCAACATCCTCCTGAAGCGTGGCAAGCCTGTGCCGGACACCAGCCTGCGTGACACTGAAAACGTACCGCTGGTGCAGGATATTGACGCCTACTTTGCCCGGGAAGTTCTGCCCTACGCCCCCGACGCATGGATCGACCACAGCAAGACCAAGGTGGGCTACGAAATCCCCATGACCCGCTATTTCTACGAGTATCAGGCACCGGAAGCCGTAGAGGATATCGTGGCGCGCATCACCGCACTGGAACAGGATATCTCCGCCGGGCTGGCAGAGCTGTTCCATAAGGAGGACGAATAA
- a CDS encoding recombinase family protein gives MKQPYNTTIYNTALYLRLSRDDELQGESGSIQTQRMMLRQYAAEHGLTVVDEYIDDGWSGTNFERPSFQRMIDDIEDGKINCVVTKDLSRLGRNYILTGQYTEIYFPSKGVRYIAINDNVDTINGESELAPFLNILNEMHARQTSKKVKAAMHTRFANGAHYGAYAPLGYVKDPDKKGHLLIDPETRWIVEKIFDLAVHGRGAASITRILVEEKVPTPGWLNYERYGTFANIYAGAPAEKAYAWTIAQVKSILKEETYIGHSIHNKQSNISFKNKKKVRKPQEEWYRVENTHEAIISEEVFQKVQELIASRRRKRRNGTTQIFAGLIKCADCGWSLAYGENKQNKNPYGYYHCSKNGQGLRQCSMHYIRYDVLYAYVLARLQYWSMLAQKDEDNLLKRLLNASDRERNSAKKKQAAELKKAEKRKAEVDGLFAKMYEDWSAGRITEYNFNMLSEKYQNEQKELETKIRQLHETMEAAVQTAADAEKWIALMKQFVNPVELTAELLNTLIEKITVHEAVKGEDGSREQEVEIYYRFIGKID, from the coding sequence GTGAAACAACCATACAATACAACGATTTATAACACTGCACTATATTTGAGATTGAGCCGTGACGATGAATTACAGGGGGAAAGCGGCAGTATCCAGACCCAGCGCATGATGCTTAGACAGTATGCCGCAGAGCATGGGCTGACCGTTGTAGACGAGTACATTGACGACGGATGGAGTGGGACAAATTTCGAGCGTCCAAGTTTCCAAAGGATGATTGATGACATCGAAGACGGGAAAATCAACTGCGTTGTCACAAAGGACTTATCCCGTCTGGGAAGAAACTATATCCTGACCGGTCAGTACACGGAAATCTATTTCCCCAGCAAGGGAGTACGCTACATTGCCATCAATGACAATGTGGACACCATCAACGGAGAAAGCGAGCTTGCACCGTTCTTAAACATCCTGAATGAAATGCACGCCCGACAGACCAGCAAAAAGGTCAAGGCTGCCATGCACACAAGATTTGCCAATGGCGCACACTATGGAGCCTATGCACCGCTGGGCTATGTAAAAGACCCGGACAAAAAAGGTCATCTTCTGATCGACCCGGAAACACGCTGGATTGTAGAGAAGATTTTTGACCTTGCTGTACACGGGCGTGGAGCCGCCAGCATTACACGGATTCTGGTGGAGGAAAAAGTACCTACCCCCGGCTGGCTGAACTATGAAAGATACGGGACTTTCGCCAATATCTACGCCGGTGCGCCCGCAGAAAAAGCCTATGCGTGGACGATAGCACAGGTCAAGAGCATTTTGAAAGAGGAAACCTACATCGGTCACAGCATTCACAACAAGCAGAGCAACATTTCATTCAAGAACAAGAAAAAGGTGCGGAAGCCGCAGGAAGAATGGTATCGTGTGGAAAATACCCACGAAGCCATCATTTCTGAAGAAGTGTTCCAAAAAGTTCAGGAGCTGATTGCAAGCAGACGCAGGAAACGCAGAAACGGTACGACACAGATTTTCGCAGGATTGATAAAATGTGCAGACTGCGGATGGTCTTTAGCCTATGGGGAAAACAAGCAGAATAAGAACCCATACGGGTACTACCATTGCAGCAAGAACGGGCAGGGATTACGCCAGTGTTCCATGCACTATATCCGCTATGATGTACTGTATGCCTATGTGCTTGCAAGACTGCAATACTGGTCTATGCTGGCACAGAAAGACGAGGACAATCTGCTGAAACGGCTGCTCAATGCCAGCGACAGGGAAAGAAACTCTGCGAAGAAAAAGCAGGCTGCGGAGCTGAAAAAGGCAGAGAAGCGTAAAGCCGAGGTTGACGGGCTGTTTGCTAAAATGTATGAGGACTGGTCTGCCGGACGCATAACCGAGTATAACTTCAATATGCTGTCCGAGAAGTACCAGAACGAGCAAAAGGAGCTTGAAACAAAAATAAGACAGCTTCACGAAACGATGGAAGCCGCCGTACAGACCGCAGCGGATGCTGAAAAGTGGATTGCCCTGATGAAACAGTTTGTCAACCCTGTGGAGCTGACCGCCGAACTTCTGAACACTCTAATTGAAAAAATAACCGTCCACGAAGCTGTCAAGGGCGAGGACGGAAGCCGTGAGCAGGAAGTAGAAATCTACTACCGCTTCATCGGCAAAATCGACTGA
- a CDS encoding CHC2 zinc finger domain-containing protein, with protein MNVFEAVKQSVTTRQAASFYGIRVGRNGMVCCPFHNDRTPSMKVDSRFYCFGCGASGDVIDLAALLHGLGKREAAVRLAEDFGVSYEKSGNAPPDRKRHNRSQPRQKSAEQRFQETERYCFRVLCDYLRLLEHWKTAHAPQPQDAIWHPLFVEALQRISYTEYLLDILLYGEIEEKAALIAAQGKEVLRLELRISELAAGNAGSGQKDDGHNGTGADTGRNPGNIRGDAERRREEQHPKLPDGVPA; from the coding sequence TTGAATGTATTTGAAGCGGTGAAACAGTCTGTTACCACCCGGCAGGCTGCTTCATTCTATGGAATCCGGGTGGGGAGAAACGGCATGGTCTGCTGTCCATTCCACAATGACCGCACGCCCAGCATGAAAGTGGACAGCCGCTTTTACTGCTTCGGCTGCGGGGCTTCCGGGGATGTGATCGACTTGGCCGCTTTGCTGCATGGATTGGGGAAACGGGAAGCTGCGGTCAGGCTTGCGGAGGACTTCGGCGTTTCCTATGAGAAATCCGGCAATGCGCCGCCAGATAGGAAGCGTCACAACAGGTCACAGCCCCGACAAAAATCAGCGGAGCAGAGATTTCAGGAAACGGAACGGTATTGTTTCCGGGTGCTATGCGATTATCTGCGCCTGCTGGAGCATTGGAAAACAGCACACGCCCCACAGCCGCAGGATGCCATCTGGCATCCTCTTTTTGTGGAAGCGTTGCAGAGGATAAGCTACACAGAATACCTTTTGGATATTTTGTTATACGGAGAAATAGAAGAAAAAGCGGCATTGATCGCCGCACAGGGAAAGGAGGTGTTGCGGCTTGAACTGCGAATTTCAGAGCTTGCCGCCGGAAACGCAGGAAGCGGTCAAAAGGACGATGGACACAATGGAACCGGCGCAGACACCGGCAGAAATCCGGGAAACATTAGAGGGGACGCAGAAAGGCGGCGTGAAGAACAGCATCCGAAACTGCCTGACGGTGTTCCAGCGTGA
- a CDS encoding AbiJ-NTD4 domain-containing protein has product MERKSMIKVRGGFSDRAGIDPCNIQMQIDDFDERTRTFISNKLYDFLQVTFNHECETRNIKYGPTDQNLSNIFCKNLMQNVFADLNHLPLGYHYDWEKFYSRIEEVLMEAPYNEVLDLLWYICNWFALSTNNCIDVFQEWFNELFQSEYVGYRFISGEIVPITDEIEVKEIEQACCTPFDGARKHLKKALNFLSDREHPDYKNCVKESISAVEATCRIIAEKDSATLCEALKLLAKHGLKLHPCLNSGIDKLYSYACDQGGVRHAEHEAESIVTFEEAKFMMVTCSAIVNYLVAEYGKHGTENA; this is encoded by the coding sequence ATGGAACGGAAAAGTATGATTAAGGTTCGCGGTGGATTTAGTGACAGAGCCGGCATTGACCCTTGTAACATCCAAATGCAAATTGATGATTTTGATGAAAGAACTCGGACATTTATTAGTAATAAACTCTACGATTTTTTGCAAGTAACATTCAACCATGAATGCGAAACTCGTAATATAAAGTACGGTCCTACAGATCAAAATCTTTCAAATATTTTCTGTAAAAATCTAATGCAGAATGTTTTTGCAGATTTAAATCATTTACCGCTTGGTTATCATTATGATTGGGAAAAGTTTTATTCCCGAATCGAAGAGGTTTTAATGGAGGCTCCTTATAACGAAGTTTTAGATTTGCTTTGGTATATTTGCAATTGGTTTGCCTTATCCACTAACAATTGTATCGATGTTTTTCAAGAGTGGTTCAATGAACTTTTCCAAAGTGAGTATGTAGGTTACCGCTTTATATCTGGTGAAATCGTTCCTATTACAGATGAAATCGAAGTAAAAGAAATTGAACAAGCCTGCTGTACGCCTTTTGACGGCGCACGCAAACACCTTAAGAAGGCTCTCAACTTTTTATCTGACCGTGAACACCCAGACTATAAAAACTGCGTCAAAGAAAGTATCAGTGCCGTCGAAGCAACCTGCCGCATTATTGCAGAAAAAGACAGTGCTACTCTTTGTGAAGCATTAAAACTACTTGCTAAGCACGGACTAAAATTGCATCCTTGTCTTAACTCTGGAATTGATAAACTTTACTCTTATGCCTGCGATCAAGGTGGTGTACGTCATGCCGAGCACGAAGCCGAAAGCATCGTTACTTTTGAAGAAGCCAAATTCATGATGGTTACCTGTAGTGCAATCGTCAACTATCTGGTTGCAGAATACGGAAAGCATGGTACAGAAAATGCGTAA
- a CDS encoding virulence-associated E family protein has translation MDTMEPAQTPAEIRETLEGTQKGGVKNSIRNCLTVFQRDPLFRGALRLNLLTEQIDIVKPLGWERTSTTLTDMDMNYLLLYLEENYGLTSEKKVQSAIKIVANENRYHPVRDYLNSLQWDGTERIRYALHHFLGADTDEYTYEALKLFLMGAIRRVFRPGSKFEVMLCLVGGQGAGKSTFFRLLAGRDEWFSDDLKKLDDENVYRKLQGHWIIEMSEMIATANAKSIEEIKSFLSRQKETYKVPYETHPADRLRQCVFGGTTNRQDFLPRDRTGNRRFLPVTVYPERAEVHILDDEAAARAYIEQMWAEAMTVYRSGKYKLSFSMEMNRYLNAHQQDFMQEDTQAGMIYAYLEDYTGDRVCSKQLYEEALGNLNSPADWETRAICEIMNTGIAGGIIQGWVAYKSPKRYKKYGSQKGWERVNQAPPEGDGFQEITEEEARQMELPF, from the coding sequence ATGGACACAATGGAACCGGCGCAGACACCGGCAGAAATCCGGGAAACATTAGAGGGGACGCAGAAAGGCGGCGTGAAGAACAGCATCCGAAACTGCCTGACGGTGTTCCAGCGTGACCCTCTGTTTCGCGGGGCGCTGCGCCTGAACCTTTTGACGGAGCAGATTGACATTGTGAAGCCGCTGGGCTGGGAGCGCACCAGTACCACGCTGACCGACATGGACATGAACTACCTGCTTTTGTATCTGGAAGAAAATTACGGGCTTACCAGCGAGAAAAAGGTGCAGAGCGCCATCAAGATTGTTGCCAATGAAAACCGCTACCATCCAGTCAGGGATTACCTGAACAGCCTGCAATGGGACGGCACAGAGCGCATCCGTTACGCCCTGCATCACTTTCTGGGAGCCGATACGGACGAATACACCTATGAAGCCTTGAAACTGTTCCTGATGGGAGCCATCCGGCGGGTATTCAGACCGGGGAGCAAGTTTGAGGTCATGCTCTGTCTGGTTGGTGGTCAGGGAGCCGGGAAATCTACCTTTTTCCGGCTGCTGGCAGGCAGGGACGAATGGTTTTCAGACGATTTGAAAAAGCTGGACGATGAAAATGTGTACCGCAAGCTGCAAGGGCATTGGATTATCGAGATGTCGGAGATGATTGCCACAGCCAACGCCAAGAGTATTGAGGAAATCAAGTCATTCTTAAGCCGCCAGAAAGAAACCTACAAAGTGCCGTATGAGACACATCCGGCAGACCGGCTGCGGCAATGTGTATTTGGAGGGACGACCAACCGGCAGGACTTTTTGCCCCGTGACCGCACCGGCAACCGGCGCTTTCTCCCCGTGACGGTGTACCCGGAACGGGCGGAGGTTCACATACTGGACGATGAAGCGGCGGCGAGGGCGTATATCGAACAGATGTGGGCGGAAGCCATGACGGTTTATCGCAGTGGGAAGTATAAGCTGTCATTCAGCATGGAAATGAACCGATACCTGAACGCCCACCAGCAGGACTTTATGCAGGAAGACACACAGGCCGGCATGATCTACGCCTATTTGGAGGACTACACCGGCGACAGGGTATGTTCCAAGCAGCTTTATGAGGAAGCGCTGGGGAACTTAAATTCCCCGGCAGACTGGGAGACACGGGCAATCTGCGAGATTATGAATACCGGCATTGCGGGCGGCATCATACAGGGCTGGGTAGCCTACAAAAGCCCGAAGCGGTATAAGAAATACGGTTCTCAAAAAGGCTGGGAGCGTGTCAACCAAGCTCCGCCGGAGGGGGACGGTTTTCAGGAAATCACGGAAGAAGAAGCCCGGCAAATGGAACTTCCATTCTGA
- the mobQ gene encoding MobQ family relaxase yields MALYHFSIAQIKRSAGQSAIASAAYRAGERLYSSYYGEVSDYTKKGGVIASEIMLPPHAPEIYLDRATLWNAVENCEKHPKAQLAYSFDIAMQNELTLEENMELARKFVQEQFVTKGMIADLAFHSPEKEDGGIPNPHFHVMTTMRPLNPDGTWGQKQRREYLLDEDGNRIRDKNGDYMFNAVHTTDWHEPETLEHWREQWAAAVNTKFEEKGLDVRIDHRSYVRQGLDLIPTVHEGANVRQMEAKGIRTEKGELNRWIKATNRLMQDVRKKIKALFVWMAEVKEELSKPQTPSLADLLIAYYNQRNAGAWSNKARTGNLKQFAEAVNYLTENKLLTLEDLQERLSSVNEEFEALSDSMKKKSARIKELQELIREGENYQRLKPVHTELNNIKFKKQREKFETSHDAELRLFYAARRILKEKLDGKPIALKAWKQEYAQLKTEYAELSPQHKPLREEVIRLRQVQNAVDTALRRREQPQAVQRKKHEMEL; encoded by the coding sequence ATAGCACTTTATCATTTTTCAATCGCACAGATCAAGCGCAGCGCCGGTCAGAGCGCCATTGCCAGCGCAGCCTATCGAGCCGGGGAGCGTCTTTACAGCAGCTACTATGGAGAAGTCAGCGACTACACCAAAAAGGGCGGCGTGATCGCTTCGGAAATCATGCTGCCGCCCCATGCGCCGGAAATATATCTTGACCGGGCGACCCTCTGGAATGCTGTGGAGAACTGCGAGAAACATCCAAAAGCACAGCTTGCCTATTCCTTTGATATTGCCATGCAGAATGAATTGACGCTGGAAGAAAACATGGAGCTGGCGAGGAAGTTCGTACAGGAGCAGTTTGTGACAAAAGGCATGATTGCCGACCTTGCTTTTCACAGCCCGGAGAAAGAGGACGGCGGCATCCCTAACCCGCATTTTCATGTGATGACAACCATGCGCCCTTTGAACCCGGATGGCACATGGGGACAAAAACAGCGTCGGGAATATCTTCTTGATGAAGATGGAAACCGAATCCGGGATAAAAACGGCGATTATATGTTTAACGCTGTCCATACAACAGACTGGCATGAGCCGGAAACGCTGGAACACTGGCGGGAGCAGTGGGCGGCTGCCGTTAATACAAAATTTGAGGAAAAAGGGCTGGATGTGCGTATCGACCACCGTTCCTATGTGCGGCAGGGGCTTGACCTGATACCTACTGTCCACGAGGGAGCTAATGTCCGGCAGATGGAAGCAAAGGGCATCCGCACCGAGAAAGGGGAACTGAACCGCTGGATTAAAGCCACCAACCGGCTCATGCAGGATGTGAGGAAGAAGATCAAAGCCCTGTTTGTCTGGATGGCAGAGGTAAAAGAAGAACTTTCCAAACCGCAGACACCGAGCCTTGCCGACCTGTTGATCGCTTATTACAACCAGCGCAACGCAGGGGCATGGAGCAATAAAGCCAGAACCGGAAACTTAAAGCAGTTTGCCGAAGCCGTCAATTATCTGACGGAAAACAAGCTGCTCACATTAGAGGATTTGCAGGAGCGTCTTTCCTCTGTCAACGAAGAATTTGAAGCGTTAAGCGACTCCATGAAAAAGAAATCTGCCCGGATAAAGGAATTGCAGGAATTGATACGGGAGGGCGAGAATTACCAGCGGCTAAAACCTGTTCATACGGAATTGAACAATATCAAGTTTAAGAAACAGAGGGAGAAATTTGAAACATCCCACGATGCGGAGTTACGGCTGTTTTATGCCGCCCGCCGTATTTTGAAAGAAAAACTGGACGGAAAACCCATTGCCCTGAAAGCATGGAAACAGGAATACGCACAGTTAAAAACAGAGTATGCCGAACTGTCTCCGCAGCACAAGCCACTCCGGGAGGAAGTCATACGGCTACGGCAGGTGCAGAACGCCGTAGATACCGCACTGCGCCGGAGGGAGCAGCCACAGGCAGTACAGAGAAAGAAACATGAGATGGAGCTATGA